GGTTTTCTTTTGGCATTTTGGGAGAGTATGAGCTTTTGATGTTCTCGGGCGGAAGTGGGGGAGAGGTGGTCTTGAGAGGTGAGGTAAAAAAAGCCAGGGAAAGCGATGTGAAAGCCTGTGGACTCTCTTTTTCACAGACAGGAAGGTATGTGCTGTGTTTTGATCTTTATCGGTGGAGGAAAGAGCTTGTTTCACCTGGGGCAAGTGAGACATGGGTGTACGAGGTTGATGGGGAGAGTGTGGGATGGATAAGTGGATGGTGGTATGCCTATCTCGAAAAAGGTCAGAGGAAAAGGGGGGTTTTGGTACGATGGATTGTTCTCTCCGGGCTTGGTTATCAGGAGAGAACAGGTTTTCTCAAAAGGGTTTTTGGCTATTATCAGGAAAAAGGGGTGCAGGTGATGATACCGGATTTTGTCTCTCCGAGGGAGTGGCTTCTCGAGGCGGGTTGTCTTTTATCAGGGGAGAGTTATGTGGTGTTTTTTGTTGATCTTCAGGGAAAGGGTGAGATCCATCTTCACGATTTTGATGGTTTTTTTGTTTTTTAGGAGGAGAGGATGAGGATGTCCTGGGAAAAACGGGGGGATTTTTGTTGGCTTGAGGGGGATGTGGACGGAGCTATTCGGGCGTATGAAAGGGCAAGGGATGGAGATGTTCCTCGGGTGTTGATGTATCTTGCGCTTCTCTACCTGCTCACTGGAAAATCGACAAAGGCAGCAGACATGCTTGCAACAGTGAAACGCTGGAATATCTTTGATTTTACGGTGCGGGAGATAGAAAAGAGAGCCGAGGAGGTTCTTTCTGGGAAGTTAAAGGTGGTTCGTTTTCCTTCAGTGGTTGGATGGTTTTATGAAGATGATGCCTTGCCAGCACATGAATACACGAAGGCTTTTGAAAGGATGTCTTTGTGGGTAAAACAGATTCCTCAGATTGCTGGGAGACGGGCATGGACTCCTGTGCTTTTGGCAGAAATTGTCTCGACACTAACGCCTTTTTCGAGGGGCGGTGTGCTACTGCGGTCAATTCTTCCCAAGGTGGAGATAGCGGTAAGTTTTCTGGATGAGGGGACGATGATTCATGAGATAACCCATGTGCTCTATCCTTCGGTGAATCTTTTTCTTACGGAGGGGTTGGCGTTGTTTTTTCAAGAGAAGTTTGCTAAGGAATCGAAGGGGTGGCCGTTTACGGTTTCTGGTTTTTCGCAGTGGCAAGGGGATAAAGGTCTCGTCGAGGAGATGGTGGAGGAGTCGCTTTTTGCTCCGCGGTTTTTTACTGATGAGCATCTTGTGGCTGGAGAAGCCATGGGGTACTATAAGCTTGCGTGGGAATGGGTTTCTTTTCTCGTAGAAAAGGGAGGGATGGATAAGTTTATGGATCTCTATGAAGCTACCTCCTATGGGGATGTTTCGGTAAGGGAGATGTTAATTCGTTTGTATGGAACGGGGAATGTGTGGCTTGTGCCTCCATCATCTCGGGTATCATTCTCACAGGACAGAGAGGAGACACAGGAGGTTTCCCAAGAAGAGGAGCTCATCGAGCTTGAGAAGAACTGGAAAGAAAAAAAAGATACGGATGTCTTAGCACGGCTTTGTCGACGGGGGTTTCAGTTTGTGAATTATCTTCGGGGTTGCACGTTTGAAGAACGAGAGAAGCATCCGCTTTTTGGGCTTTTTACTAAATATCTGGAGAAAGAAAAAACATGGCTCAAAGAGGCATTGAAACATTGGCCTGATGATCCAGGGTTTCACTGTCTTTTGGCGGATCTCTATGGGCTGGAGATAGAGCTTTTGCCGGAGGAAAAACGAATGGCGAATGCGCTTCTCATGCAATCAGAGGTGAAGAAAGCCCTAACTCTTGATCCGGATTTTCTTGATGCATGGGTGACGCTGGGAAGGATTTTGTTATTTACTCCCAAGATCTTTGGGGGAGGAATAACGAGGGCGAGGGAGTGTTTTGCCAAGGTCCTGGCGAAAGATTCAGAGCATGCTGATGCTCTTGCATGGGATGGTTATGCCGACTGGATGGAGGGTAAAAAAGAGGCAGCGCTGAAAAAATGGGAGAAAGTGCTAAGTGTGTGTCCTGGACATCTCCTTGCTTCTCAAATGAGGGCGAAAGGGGGATAGTGGGTAGCACTCGGAGCATCGTGACCGATGCTCCGAGTGCCGGAGGCACCGGCCGTTTTCGACCGTAGCAAGCACTCCGCTTCCCGAAGAGACGGCTAAGCGCAATCGGGTCACCTTGCCTCCTGCATCGGGAGCATAGCGGGACGGCTTGCTTCTCCCGACCATGCCTTCGGCATGGTTCACGGGCGCCGCTGCACCGTCCCTTGAGGGCACAGCAACAAGTCCCCTTAACCGCCGACCTCCTGTCGGCTGGCACAGGCCTCCGCCGTCTCTTCGGGGAGCTCCGTTCAGGGTTAAGCTGGTCGAAAACGGCCTGGGGGAACAGACAGAAATAAAGAAAATGGTGGAGCAAGGGTTGATGGTGAAACTGGGAGGCATGGTGTAGCCTGCTCTCCCCTCTCTTTCGCCTACCGATGCCCGCTGTTTCCATTTTACAGTTTGCCAGCAACCCGCCAGCCCATACCCCTGCGCCACACACGAGCCCCGTGCCAATATCTCCCGGGTGCCTTCGTCCTCGCCGCCGCCGTTACGGTGCTTACGGGTGAAAGGCATCATACAAGACACCACCCCCCTGGGCTGGGCTACAGAAACAACACTACTCCACCAAGATGTGGACGGCACGGATGCCGGACACAAGGCGAGGCTAATACACGGAGGTATTCGCCTCGCCGGCTACACCACAAGAAAAGCTCATACCAAACCCCACCAGCCCACACCGTCATAGACCAAAGAAAGGGGCAGAAACCGTCGGGGCGGCGGCAGCGGGGGTCTTGCAGGGGGCTGGCGCTTGAAGCCCCCTGCAGCCCAAGCGGCAGCGTCATAGCGCACGATTACGCTACCGAAACATGGAGGTGAGAGGGCGGAGTCTTGACCGCAGGGTGTTTCGCAGCCATCTAAAGCAAAATGTTTTAGTAGGGGTTTTTAGCGATTTTCAAAGTCAGGAAATCAAGCCCTTGTTTTCCCGGGCAAGGGTTTCCACAGCACGGTGGTTTTTAGGTCTTGTGTTGGTTGTATTCCTACCCTCCCCAGAGCAGGCAAGCGCTAGCGTAGCGGTGGGGGCATGCCAGCTTGCATGTCCCCATCCTCTCCCACTGCTCGGGAGTGGCGAAGCGGGGGATGTCAAAGGGGGCAGCAGCCCCCTCCAGCCCGTGCGGCGAGCGCAAAAGCGGGGGTCTTGCAGGGGGCTGACGCTTGAAGCCCCCTGCAGCCCAAGCGGCAGCGTCATATCACCTCGGACCTTTCCAGTCCAGATACTCCGTCTCTATGTCACTCCCCGCAAAATACTTTGTCCCCCTTTTCCCAAGCGCATTCGCAGCAATAGGAGCAACTCCTGTCCTCTTCCATGACCGTCCCCGTACCCTCGTCCAGAATACCCCCTCCTCATCAAACCGCCACTCCCCATAGATGTTGGTGACCCCCATTTTGTCTCCTTTCTTTACCTGATTCTCGTTGGTTATAATCGCCCCTCGGGGATCAAGAAAAGCATCTATGAAAAACGTTCCACTTTCCTCCCCCGTTTTATCAAACTCTATATAAGATGTGTTATCCCACCAGCAAAAAGAATATCCCCAACCCCAATCCCCACCGCTCAAAATATTCATCACCTCATTCTTCCACGTCCTGAGAAACTCTCTCTTCGCCTCCTCCAGGTTCACCACCTCGTACTTCCGCCCCTGATAGTAAAACTCTATCTCACTGATACACGTGTCATCATACCTCGTCCCGGGATAGGTGGAGAGGATGGTAAATGCTATCGCTTTTATTTCTTCAATATAACCTACTTCTATCCATTGTGATTCCATTACATCTTCTAATTCGATAATTTTCACTGTAATGACACCTTTTTCTTTTGCTCCCCAAAAAATCATTTCGAGCTTACTAGGACGTGCATTGTTAAAATATGTTTCTTTGCTTTTGGTATAACCATTTATAATTTTCAAACGGTTCACAGAAAAAAGATTAGAAAAAACCAAAAGCACCCCTGCACCTCCACTTCCATGGTATTTGAAATCGTAAAAAGTAGGGTATTTCCATAACCATTTTCCGTTTGTATAGTAATATTGAAACTCTCCCGATCCATCACCTTTGACGCCCTCTGCCCAACAGGTATTGGTTTGCCCATCTAGTAAATTAAAAGGTGAGTATGAAAGAGGAATTCCAACCTGCAATCCTAACCACTCACGATATAAATCTAAATCCCAATCTATTGCCTGTAACCATATTTTAATAGGAGATAAGTTTTGCTCTGTCCATCCCAATGTAAAACTCATCATTAGTGTTAAAAAACCTAATTTCACTCTATCCATAACCATTCCTCCTTGTTCTTATCACTGAGTGAGCAAAAAATAATATCCTACAGCACCGTAATCATATACTTTTTGGCCATTCTCAACTCTGGAAAACAGCTGCATGAAGCGGTCGTAGTCGGGGCTGTAGATGACCTGACAGCCCTCGGAGGCGTTCCAGCTGTCCATCGTTCCCAGGTGAACTCGCACTCCGTCCAGATAGGCAGGGTTCCTCTGTGGATAGGCTGGATTGACTCCTCCCTCAGCAGGAATCTTTCCACCACCATTGAGTATGAGAGAAAACTCTTTTGTCCACTTCTGGCCTGGCCATTTGACTACCCCTGCCTCGTAGAGACCGGGCGCTATGGTACCATAGTGAAGCTTTCCATCATAACCGATGGGAATTTTTTTCAAATCTGGGAACTTATTTTGGCGAAGCTTGGCAAACTCATCTTTCTCTATAGATTGCCACTGGTTTTTTTCTTTCTTGTAATACCCCAACTGATATCTTGTGGGATCCAGGGATGCCCTGTTGAATTCCACTATCCTCCCATTCTTGATCACCGTGATGCGGTCGTTGTAAATGTCGTACCCTTCATTACCGTTTTTCTCAAAGTCTGTGTTATCCTTGTTCAGCTTTGAGGTATATCCTACCGCTGTTCCCTTTCCCATGCCTTCCTCTCCTAATATGAGGAAGCTTTTGCCATTAAGCAGGGCTTCAATGGTGTATTCTCCCGATAGCTTGTTTACCCAGGCATCCTGAAAACCATTCTCCTTTGTGAGATTTTCTCGTCCACCCCAGTGGGTCTCTATCTGATCCCTTTCTCCCATCAGCCTATCTCTAACCCTCTCTAACCTTTCTTTTGCTTTGCCTTTTGCTGTTTCCAGTTGTTTCTCTATCTCCTCCAGCCTCTTGTCTATCTCTTCCAGTCGTTGCCCATCTCTTTCAAATCTTTGCTTTTCCATTTGATAGCCTCTTAATTTCATGAAATATTCGTATTCCTCTCCCACTTTGCTGAGTTTTCCATCCCTATCATAGAGATTCGTCTCGGTGATATTCCCGTTCTGAGATGCTCTCACCAGTTTGTTGGTAAACACATCTACAAATTCTGCCCGGCAGGAGGCACCATCAATAACATCTTTCCCTCCATACATTTCCATGGCTTTGTTTGTTGCTTCTTCCAGTCGTTTATGCCCGACCTCATAAAGCTCTTTCGCAGAAAGTTTACTCAAATCTTTTTCGTCTCCCAAGAAAATTCCTGCCTGGTTTAGCATATCCTTGAGTTTGCCTTCTTTGACAAGTTCGCGTACCTTCAAATCTACGGCATGTTTCATCGCGTCTTGTTTACACATCTCTTCATAATCACGATTAACTACCTCGGCATATCCAGATAAATCTTTGACATCACGACTAGGATTGTCTCCAAAAACTTGTCTATAATACCCTCGAGCTTTTTGCATCTTCCAATCATACTCCGCCTGTTTCAATGCCTTCTCGCCATACTCGTTTATTGGCTTCTTCCCCCCATCCTTCCCCCACTGTTTGCGCGCATTCTCCCAGGCCTGGTTGTAGACCTCGCTATTCACACGCTGGCGGGGCGCACCTCCACTTGAGCCCTGGCTCTTGTTTCCACCAAACAGGTTGTTGACTGCACTGGATGCTTGCTGGGCAATGTATGCCGCCGCTGTGCTCGCTGCCTGGACCATGCCGCTAACGGCACTTCCCACGGCGCTGGTAATACTCTGCCACCAGCTCTTTTTCTCTGAGGAGTTGTCTCCGCTCGGAGACGATGAAGGAGATGAAGAACCACTACTTCCTGAAGGAGAGGAATTACTCCCTGACGGGGAGGAAGCCGAGGATGAGGTGGAATCTGCCCCCTGGACATTTCTCCTCCCCTCACTATCCTCTCCCTCCTGGAGCATCTCCAGCGCCTCACGAAAATCCTCAGGCACAAGCTCCGCTCGCCTCTGCTGAATAAGCTTAAGACTCTCGTTGATATCCCTCACCTGGGCTTCGAGCTCGTTTTTCTCCCGCTCGGCCTGTTCTCTCTTTTGTTTCGCCTCCTCGTAGGCCTGGCGGGCACCCTCTTCAGCCTGTCTCGCCTTCTCAAGCTCGCTCTGGAGATTTCTCCGTTCCTCTTCGGTGAGACCGGCCTCGCCCAGCCTTAGTTCAAGCGCCTGTCGCTCGGCCCGCGCTTTCTCATAGGCCTCAAGTTTCTGCCCCTCAGATAGAAGTTTCTGTTCGTAGTTTTCCTGGGCTCTGGCGAGCTGTTTTTCCAGCTCCTCTCGGCGACGGACAAGCTCCTGCTGCCGCTGGGAAAGCTCGCGGCGTTCTTGTTGTCGTCTTGATTTCCGCTCTTCCTTCTCCACAATCAGCACAAAACCTGCTAGCGGGCTATACGGGCTCACAGGAAGGGGTGTTTTCCACGGAAAACTGTCAAGAGGTGTTTTTTTGTCCGTTTTTTCGGTGGTGGTCTCTGTCTCCGCATAAGCGAGGGTACGACTTTTCTCCCCTTCGGTAAATACTGATTTGAAAGCGTTGACAACATCCTGGATGGTGAGAGTTTTACCCCTGGCGAGTCTTCTCACCTCGGTGGGGTCTTCGTATCCCTCAACGCTCTTGAGCTGGTGATATCCCACCGCCTAATAAAGGGAGCGTCTGGCTTCCATCTCTGCCTGCCAGAGGGCTCTGGTCACACTCCCTGAGGACGACTGAAGATACGACGGCTGATGACACACATGTGAAAAACTCTGGGCAGGTTCCGTAACAGGGCTTCTCTCAGAAAAAACGCTCCAGGATTGCCCATACATCGGTAGGACGGACATCATCCCGCATAACACACTACCGGTCACCACAAACTTTCTCACACCACGCTTGAGTGCTTCTTCATACTCTTTGTGAGTCACACGCACCTCCACGTCTTTTCTTATTCTTTTGTGTTTTTTCGGCTGTATTATACCTCAAAATGAGCGTTTTGTCAATGGGCCGAATTGCTTCATAATAAAAGTACTCGAAAAGGGAACGTTGCTTCAAAATAAAAAAGTACTTTAAATTTGTGTAAAATAATCCAGTTCAAAGAACTGGAGGTAAAAGGTGGAATTAGCGATGTTTGAAAGGAGACCTATTTACAGGGAAACGGCGAAAGAGTATCAAAAAGCCAGCAAAAAGGAGAAAAAGGAGATACTGGATTATTTTGTGAGGATAACAGGCCTAAAAAATCGAAACTATGCCGCCAGGCTCTTGAGGCAGCACGGAAAAACCATCTATGTAGGCAAGAAAAATTACCTTAAAGCCGACATAGCCAAGAAGGGCAAAAGACCTGGCAGAAAGAAAAAATTCGGCGAAGAGGAACTAAAACTTCTAAAAAAGGTCTGGGAAATTGAAAACTACATGTGTGGCAAACGTTTAAAGCCAATTTTAAATGAAGTTTTAGATAATCTCTTAGCAAACGGACATCTCCACGGTTCTCCACAGGCTATAGAAAACTTGCGCCATATAAGTGCCTCAAGTATTGACCGACTTTTGAAGCATGAGCGTAAAAAGCTTGAGATAAAAGGACGAAAAGGTACAAAGCCTGGAACGCTATTAAAGCAACAAATAGCTATACGCACGTGGGCAGAGTGGGATGAAAATTGCCCTGGGTTCATGGAGATTGATCTGGTTGCCCATGAGGGAGGAAATAGCCGGGGAGATTTTGCTCAAACATTAAATATGGTGGATGTTTGGAGCGGTTGGACAGAACTTGTGGCAATCAAAAACAAGGCTTCAAAATGGGTAAGAGAAGCCATAGAAAAAGTCCAAAGAAGACTTCCTTTTGATTTACGGGGAATTGATTCTGATACCGGTGCTGAATTTATTAATCATCCTCTGCGTGATTGGTGTGAGAAGAACCAGATAAAATTTACAAGAGGAAGAAGCTCCCGTTCCAATGATAACTGCTACGTTGAGCAGAAAAACTATTCCATAGTCCGCCAGAATGTTGGATACTTCCGCTACGATACCGAGGAAGAAGTCTACTACTTGAACCGACTCTATGCGTATCTCAGGCTTTATGCCAACTTTTTTCAACCGGTTATGAAAATGACAGAGAAAAAGAGAATCGGAAGCAAGGTGCAAAAGAAGCATGATGATATTAAAACTCCCTACCAGCGGCTTTTAGAAAGCTCTTATGTAAGTGAGGCACAAAAGGAACGCCTAACAAGGCTTTATAAGGCTCGATTTGTTTCACCTAAGACAAAAATTACAGCTTGCCAGAGAAAACTTTTCAGCCTTCAAAAGAAAAAGAATGTAAAAAACAAAAATTTGGAGGAAACTGTATGGAATTTTTGAGTACTTTTTTTTATGAGGCAATGATTCGAATTTCGAGTACTTTTTTATTTGACGCAACGGGGAGATCGAATTGCTTCATCTGTCAAATAAATTAAAATGTCACCTTTTTATTGAAATAGAAATGTCACTTTTTTATGCCGAAACTCTACGACCATAATCATCTATTTCAAAAAGTTCAATTCGATATTTTCTTAAAAATATGTATACCTCCATCAAGCCAGGTTTTAAGATAACATTGTCCCCGGGTTTTATGGCTATAGGTTGTTTCTTTTCAATCTGGTATATTCTTTTAGAAAACTTTATTGTATAATCTCTATAGACTTTGCACTCGGCCGTATAACAAACATAGTTCCTTAAGTCCTGATCAGGCATTAATGCAATATGAAAATCTTCATCCGACAGAGGTTTTACTAAATTTTCGGTTATTCTTTTCCCAGTAATATTCTTTCAAAAACGATTGGCACTGTCAATATCCTTTATGTTTTTAGTTTCATTTCTGCTATTAACCTGTCCTGATGGATCCCATTCCATCTCTCGATCCTTTTGCCTGGGGACTATGGGCATATATCATTTCTATCCCCAGCCTATGGCAGACCTCTCCAAACTTTGTTAGAGGCAATTTCCCTGCAAGCTGTTCTTCTATGGTCGCTTCCCGTTTCGTATAGAACAGGCTTTTATAATCACAATAGATCGAATAAGGAATACCGTATTTCATTATCCAGTCAAACAAACATTGCAGCGCTACTTGTGTCGTTTCTCCTGTGTCGAAAAGACCGTAAGATGTGCCTGTAGCATCATCCACCATATTCATCAGACAGACTTCTTTGCCTGTCCCAAACCAGTCGTGAATGCTGCCGTCCATTTGAATCATTTCTCCAAAATGCTCTTTTCTCGGCCTTCTGGTACGGTGTTTCGCAGTTTTTCTTATTTTCTTCCACAATCCTGTTTCCATCATCCATAAACGAAGCGTTGATGCTCCTATTTTTATATGATGTTCCTCATAAAGCTTTTCAGCTATAAATGTCGGCTTAAAACCTTTATAATTATTCCGTACTATCTGCATAATTTTCTCTTTGATATCACTGCTAATTCTGTGATTCCCCGGTTTGCCTATTAATTTGTGATTGAGGGCTTCATCACCCTTTGATAAATATTCTTTAAAAATTCGAATAAGTTGCCTTCTGCAAATCCCCAGTATTATTGCAGCATCTTTCTGCTTGATTTTCTTGTTCTTTACCATCTCCAGTATTTTTGCCCTCTTCTGTGCTTTAAGTGTCATCGTTATCACCTCTCTCATCTGCAACCTCTCGTTTTTTTAGTTGCAGTATTTTAAAAGGTGACATTTCTATTTGCACAAAGTGTGACATTTTAAATTGTTTTCGACAGAGATCGAATTGCTTCATAATAAAAGTACTCGAAAAGGGAACGTTGCTTCAAAATAAAAAAGTACTTTAAATTTGTGTAAAATAATCCAGTTCATGGCTCGACAAGCTCGCCAACCGTGGCTCGACAAGCTCGCCAA
This sequence is a window from Thermospira aquatica. Protein-coding genes within it:
- a CDS encoding tetratricopeptide repeat protein, with product MRMSWEKRGDFCWLEGDVDGAIRAYERARDGDVPRVLMYLALLYLLTGKSTKAADMLATVKRWNIFDFTVREIEKRAEEVLSGKLKVVRFPSVVGWFYEDDALPAHEYTKAFERMSLWVKQIPQIAGRRAWTPVLLAEIVSTLTPFSRGGVLLRSILPKVEIAVSFLDEGTMIHEITHVLYPSVNLFLTEGLALFFQEKFAKESKGWPFTVSGFSQWQGDKGLVEEMVEESLFAPRFFTDEHLVAGEAMGYYKLAWEWVSFLVEKGGMDKFMDLYEATSYGDVSVREMLIRLYGTGNVWLVPPSSRVSFSQDREETQEVSQEEELIELEKNWKEKKDTDVLARLCRRGFQFVNYLRGCTFEEREKHPLFGLFTKYLEKEKTWLKEALKHWPDDPGFHCLLADLYGLEIELLPEEKRMANALLMQSEVKKALTLDPDFLDAWVTLGRILLFTPKIFGGGITRARECFAKVLAKDSEHADALAWDGYADWMEGKKEAALKKWEKVLSVCPGHLLASQMRAKGG
- a CDS encoding NADase-type glycan-binding domain-containing protein, giving the protein MDRVKLGFLTLMMSFTLGWTEQNLSPIKIWLQAIDWDLDLYREWLGLQVGIPLSYSPFNLLDGQTNTCWAEGVKGDGSGEFQYYYTNGKWLWKYPTFYDFKYHGSGGAGVLLVFSNLFSVNRLKIINGYTKSKETYFNNARPSKLEMIFWGAKEKGVITVKIIELEDVMESQWIEVGYIEEIKAIAFTILSTYPGTRYDDTCISEIEFYYQGRKYEVVNLEEAKREFLRTWKNEVMNILSGGDWGWGYSFCWWDNTSYIEFDKTGEESGTFFIDAFLDPRGAIITNENQVKKGDKMGVTNIYGEWRFDEEGVFWTRVRGRSWKRTGVAPIAANALGKRGTKYFAGSDIETEYLDWKGPR
- a CDS encoding integrase catalytic domain-containing protein, which encodes MFERRPIYRETAKEYQKASKKEKKEILDYFVRITGLKNRNYAARLLRQHGKTIYVGKKNYLKADIAKKGKRPGRKKKFGEEELKLLKKVWEIENYMCGKRLKPILNEVLDNLLANGHLHGSPQAIENLRHISASSIDRLLKHERKKLEIKGRKGTKPGTLLKQQIAIRTWAEWDENCPGFMEIDLVAHEGGNSRGDFAQTLNMVDVWSGWTELVAIKNKASKWVREAIEKVQRRLPFDLRGIDSDTGAEFINHPLRDWCEKNQIKFTRGRSSRSNDNCYVEQKNYSIVRQNVGYFRYDTEEEVYYLNRLYAYLRLYANFFQPVMKMTEKKRIGSKVQKKHDDIKTPYQRLLESSYVSEAQKERLTRLYKARFVSPKTKITACQRKLFSLQKKKNVKNKNLEETVWNF
- a CDS encoding helix-turn-helix domain-containing protein; this encodes MREVITMTLKAQKRAKILEMVKNKKIKQKDAAIILGICRRQLIRIFKEYLSKGDEALNHKLIGKPGNHRISSDIKEKIMQIVRNNYKGFKPTFIAEKLYEEHHIKIGASTLRLWMMETGLWKKIRKTAKHRTRRPRKEHFGEMIQMDGSIHDWFGTGKEVCLMNMVDDATGTSYGLFDTGETTQVALQCLFDWIMKYGIPYSIYCDYKSLFYTKREATIEEQLAGKLPLTKFGEVCHRLGIEMIYAHSPQAKGSRDGMGSIRTG